In the Doryrhamphus excisus isolate RoL2022-K1 chromosome 2, RoL_Dexc_1.0, whole genome shotgun sequence genome, gaaaattcattcattaattttctactgcttatcctcacaagtgttgcagggggtgctggagcctatcccagctgtcttcgggcgggcgagaggcggggtacaccctggactggtggccagccaatcacagggcacatatagacaaacaaccattcacactcacattcatacctatggacaatttgtttttggaatgggggaggaaaccggagtacccggagaaaacccacgcatgcacggagaacatgcaaactccatacagagggtggaattgaactcgggtttcctagctgtgaggcatgtgtgctaaccactcgaccactgtgcagctcaaataatgacatttatacGACTAATTAAttcgaacatgcaaactccacacagagatggccgggggtggaaatgaaccctggtctcctagctgtgaggtctgcgcgctaaccactcgtccactgtgcagtgAAGTTAtgaaatatatgtgtaaatatatgtgtagTGACCATTGTGTCAGCCCCAGCTGCCCCATCCTTGTGGTGGGTTCCAATTCCTACTGGGATCACTGGGATACGTGTCTGCACGCCACTGCCAATGggacacattttccaaacgTCAGCAGAACAAACTGTGCTTTTTCGGCCTGGGGAATTGGACCATGTGTTCTCATGTTGGGAACATGAcaccagcatgtgtgtgtgtgtgatattaaCATGTGTGTGTTAGAAAGATACAAAGCTGGGAGCTACAGGCCGGGCCCACACTGAATCTGAAGCATTCGGCAAGATGGAAATCTCTGTTGTAGGTTCACACCAGCTGCTCCGTAGACGCTCATGTCATCAAATCACAATATTGATACTTTTCATGcttcagtcatttgaggtcAAATTTGTATgaagtttattttctttttttttttgtttaaaataccACTTTGACACCAGGGTTCgattacaccctcggccatctcatctctgtgtggagtttgcatgttctctccgtgcatgtgtgggggtTTTcaacgggtactccggtttcctcccacattccaaaaacatgctaggttaattagcgactccaagcaaggagacacaagtttaatcccaccctcggccaactctgtgtggaggttaTGTTTATGCCTGTGTTTATCtggttgtttgtgttcaaaataggTTGAAAAGACATGGATGGACTTGGATGAAATATTCAGGAATTGtgggaaatgggatatggaagaactgattacatggggggggggctggatcaccgtctggatccagggattttttaacattgagaaacaggacctttttcagcatttgtgcacaaaaaaaatgtttttaatggaaaaaaatgcaggctgcacggtggttgagtggttagtgcaacaaggagacacgagttcaatcccaccctcacctatctctgtgtggaggttatGTTTATGCCTGTGTTTATCTGGttatttgtgttcaaaatacgTTGAAGAGACATGGATGGACTTGGATGAAATATTCAGGAATTGtgggaaatgggatatggaagaactgattacattttggaggggggggggggggggggtctggatcaccgtctggatccagggattttttaacattgagaaacaggacctttttcagcatttgtgcacaaaacccccccccaaaaaaaattggaaaaaaatgcaggcaCCACGGTGATTGCGTGGTTAGCGCAGcaaggagacacgagttcaatcccacaatcttcgggttttctccgggtactccgatttcctcccacattccaaaaacatgctaggttaattagcgactccaaattgtccataggtatgaatgtgagtgtgaatggttgtttgtctatatgtgccctgtgattggctggccaccagtccagggtgtaccccgcctctcgcccgcccaaagacagctgggataggctccagcaccccctgcagcCCTTGtgcggataagcagtagaaaattaatgaatgaattttctctttagttgtctactatattggctacgtgactataggggtgttatttcatgcctagaaggctctaatcatgttaaaacttgtaggtgattgaaggtggtaaagaggtttCCGATGTTGTGGCAACATATTCCATATGTAAATTCCAAAAGGAATCCATGGAatgtgtgtggatgtggggACGATACAGGTGTTTCAAACGCCACTTCCACACTAGTAGGGAGGTGAACGTAAGCTCATCTTATGATGTGGGacataggttaattagcgattccaaattgtccataggtatgaatgtgagtgtgaatggttgtttgtctatatgtgccctgtaattggctggcgaccagtccagaatgtaccccgcctcttgcctgaagacagctgggataggctccagcacccccgcgaccctcgtgaggaaaagcggtagaaaatgaatgaatgaataccactTTGACATACAATATATGACTTTgtccttttttgttattgtgtatTACCTTGCCGATATTGCCTGTACTCTTGATGCTATGATATGAAACATGCTAGTTCAAATTGAATCGAACAAAACCAGTGCCGTCGCATATCGCTAATATTTTTTTCGGCATATGAGATGGAGGTTTTAGCCACTGAACATGTGAGCCAAGCAGGAAATAAGGATCATATTCAACTTCCTAGAGGACCGCTAATACATTTTGTCCTTGGATATGAAGGACAAAATGACCTTCGGATGAGTGCAGAGAATATTTCATCAAAAATTGTTCCACTGACGCAGAAAATAAAGCCACAATTTGAAGACAGACTTGTCCAGCTTGCAgcattatgtacagtatatatgataCCTACTGTATACATAAGTATAGTACATGTCCCAATGGACCGGGGCGTCGGGGGACAGGGGGTCAGGGGGCGTCTTTACACATTGGTTTCCGTCACGGAAGCTTCAAAGCTTCGTCCACCTTCCACGTCAAGCCGATGCTCATGTCAACAGCTGAGCACGGAAATAGACCGCCGGTCAAAGTTTACGAGCGTCAACAACAGCCGTCACCACAAACACTTCCACCTCCGCCCAGGTGGGTCACGTGACGACTCGTTCGACATTGACATCGGACGCCACTCCAAGGAAGGTCGTTTCAGATGATGTCCAGATGACTGCAGAACCTTTGGACATCAACAAGCGCCGGTGTGGAATTTGTTGCTTAAAACAGCTTGGGGTCTTCTGGGAAGACTTGGTGCCAAAGGACGGTGTCCTTGAATCAGGCACATCTCTaccgggggtgggggcggggggtgctaTGGATAAATATGGACCCCGTTTATAAAAcagtgttattttttattgacaccGATAAAGTTTGAAGATCTCTCTCATCTTCAAGTTCCATTCCTCGTCTCCAGGAGGACACCCGTGGGGGCGGGACTTTGGGAACTAAGCAAAAGGCAGAAAATACACGAGTCAGCAATTTTGCGGTTCAAGAGGAACATCTGAGTCACGCGACCAGACTTGGGCTTCTCCACGTCGTCGATGGTCTCGGGCAACCTGGTGTTGAGCGTCTCGGGCAGCATCAGGGCCACCAGGCCGAAACCGATGGCCCCGACGGCGAGGATCACCTGAGGTAGAAGAGTCCACGCGTCCTCCAGCAGCAGTATGAGTGGCGCCACCGACACGCCCACGCGAGATGTGAAGCTTGTGTAGCCCAAACCGTTTTGTCTGTCACATGACAGAAACACTTTCTGTTGACAAATGAAGACTTTTGTCTTACACGCGGCacagaaacacaaacaacacttcTTCTTATacgacccccccccaacccatgCCCCCGCCCTTGTCCCATCCAGCTATTGTTGAACTAGAtgccttacatgctaaacacatTTGCTCTGACTTTACCCCACCTGACAAGAGTGGGGTAAATTACCTGGGTGAGGTAAAGTACCTGACCAGGGTGGGGTAAAGTACCTGACCAGAGTGAGGTAAAGTACCTGACCAGGGTGAGGTGAAGTACCTGACCAGGGTGAGGTAAAGTACCTGACCAGGGTGGGGTAAAGTACCAGACCACTGGGGTAAAGTACTAGGGTGAGGTAAAGTACCTGACCGGGGTGGGGTAAAGTACTAGGGTGGGGTAAAGTACCTGATCACGGTAGGGTAAAGTACTAGGGTGGGGTAAAGTACCTGACCAGGGTGAGGTAAAGTACCTGACCAGGGTGGGGTAAAGTACCTGACCAGGGTGGGGTAAAGTACCGGACCACTGGGGTAAAGTACTAGGGTGAGGTAAAGTACCTGACCGGGGTGGGGTAAAGTACTAGGGTGGGGTAAAGTACCTGATCACGGTAGGGTAAAGTACTAGGGTGGGATAAAGTACCTGACCAGGGTGAGGTAAAGTACCTGACCAGGGTGGGGTAAAGTACCTGACCAGGGTGAGGTAAAGTACCTGACCGGGTGGGGTAAAGTACCTGGGTGATGTAAAGTACCTGATCACAGTAGGATACAGTACTAGGGTGGGATAAAGTACCAGACCAGGGTGAGGTAAAGTACCTGACCAAGGTGGGGTAAAGTACCCGGCCAGGGTGGGGTAAAGTACCAGGGCGAGGTAAAGTACCAGGGTGGGGTAAAGTACCTGATCACGGTAGGATAAAGTACTAGGGTGGGGTAAAGTACCAGACCAGGGTGAGGTAAAGTACCTGACCAAGGTGGGGTAAAGTACTAGGGTGGGGTAAAGTACCTGGCCAGGGTGGGCTAAAGTACTAGGATGGGGTAAAGTACCTGGGTGAGGTAAAGTACCTGACCATTGTGGGGTAAAGTACCAGGGTGGGGTAAAGTACCTGACCATTGTGGGGTAAAGTACCTGACCATTGTGGGATAAAGTACCAGGGTGGGGTAAAGTACCTGACCAGGGTGGGGTAAATTACCTGGGTGGGGTAAAATACCTGACAAGGGTGGGGTAAAGTACCAGGGTGGGGTAAAGTACCTGACCAGGGCTGGGTAAAGTACCTGACCAGGGTGGGGTAAAGTACTTGGGTGAAGTAAAGTACCTGACCAGGGTGGGGTAAAGTTCCTGACCAGGGTGGGGTAAAGTACCTGACCATTGTGGGGTAAAGTACCTGGGTGGGGTAAAGTACCTGACCATTGTGGGGTAAAGTAACAGGGTGGGGTAAAGTACCAGGATCGGGTAAAGTACCAGGGTGAGGTAAAGTACCTGAACACGGTGGGGTAAAGTACCAGGGTGGAGTAAAGTACCAGGGCGAAGTAAAGTACCAGGGTGGGGTAAAGTACTAGGATGGGGTAAAGTACCATGGTGGGGTAAAATACCTGATCACGGTGGGGTAAAGTACCAGGATGGGGTAAAGTACCAGGGCGAGGTAAAGTACCAGGGTGGGGTAAAGTACCTGATCACGGTGGGGTAAAGTTCTGTGGTGTAGAGGTAGACGGTGGTGAAGGAAGCTTCAGACAAGCCTTTCCCCAGAATGGCCACAGCAGAACGCAGATGCCACAAACCTACGATGGACAGAAAGTTCATCATGACTTCATCACGATTGGTCGATGAAACATGTTAAAGTTCACTGATGGATCTTGAAGGAGAACAGAGAGCAAAAGTCACCTTTTGGAACAAAGATGTTGATAACGATGCAGGTTCCTGTCAGTATGAGCGTGCCAGCCAGGCACTTCCTGCGTCCGATCTTGTTGATCAAAACGTAGATCAGAAGCTTAGCGGGGACTTCGATGGCGGCGTAGATGAAGTGAGTGAGATACATGCTCAGGCCGAAGCCCACGATATTTAAGCTGATTCCGTAGTAAGTCACCGCCACACCGTACCtgcacacaaatacaaacatgtagcattagcatagcttagcattagcatgcatcCCAACATGGATGATTTTGTTGGGATGTAAGCGTGTTAGAAGGGTAAAATACGCTAGGTTGACACAGGTATGGACGTAGAGTCGTGTAGGTTACCCACCAAACAACCTCCATCACTAGCGTTAGCCGTTTTAGCTTTGGTGTCTTAGAAAGGTGCAGGTAGGTGtaacttttcttctttttccaaAGTTTCCACCGTAAACTCTGATTAAATTTGATGGTAATTGTTTTGCTAATTTGGAGCGCCCGGtctggagcaggaggggatagagaagaagagaaaagaagaTAGAGACGGTGGACAATACAGGGACAACACCAccggcaacaacaacaacaatggcggcAACAATAACAagacaacagaaacaaacaacaaGACTACATCAGCAAATCAGCCGGGACAGGCCCCCACCACCAGGGAGCCACCGGCCCCACGGCCCCCAGTTGACACAGGTATGGACGTAGCGTCGTGTAGGTTACCCACCAAACAACCCCCATCGCTAGCGTTAGCCGTCTTAGCTTTGGTGTCTTAAAAAGGTGCAGGTAGGTGtaacttttcttcttttccaaAGTTTCCACGGTAAACTCTGATTCAATTTGATTGTAATTGTTTTGCTAATTTGGAGCGGCCGgtccggagcaggaggggatagagaagaagagaaaagaagaTAGAGGGGGGAGTGGGTGGACAATACAGAGACAACACCAccggcaacaacaacaacaatggcggcAACAATAACAATCAGCCAGGACAGGCCCCCACCACCAGGGAGCCACCGGCCCCACAGGGACAGGCAGCATCGAAACAGCCCCCGGTTGACACAGGTATGGACGTAGCGTCGTGTAGGTCACCCACCAAACAACCCCCATCACTAGCGTTAGCCGTCTTAGCTTTGGTGTCTTAAAAAGGTGCAGGTAGGTGtaacttttcttcttttccaaAGTTTCCACCCGGAATTCTGCCTgtgcggagagagagagaaaataagAAGACATCTTGTCAACTTTAAAACGGGGTAACGCCACCTTGTGGCACAAAATTAGCTAAATTAGCCACGTTTACCTCGAGTTTGAATTTGGATATCTTGGCTTTCTTGTTCATCTCAGCACATTTATTCAGGTAAAACTGCGCTTCCTCCACTTTACCGTGAGC is a window encoding:
- the LOC131104280 gene encoding solute carrier family 22 member 7-like; translation: MAFDNILDDVGSFGLYQMVLAMLLVSPRIVIPCHFLLNNFIAAVPPHRCNVNPLDHGGLLGNLSEAQRVAVSIPLRGNGEPQACRMFAQPQFQMLENRSDGTGLPSTHCRHGWIYLNDTFSSTLATEWDLVCDWKHLPNTTSTIFFMGVMIGAIVFGVLCDNYGRRRCLLASYIIATVFGFSSAFANSYTTFAVLRFATGVGLTGISITSFTLNIEWVNAAHRSSVCVMGSLAWSAGNMLLAAYAYLVNDWRPLIMTVTAPLGLAILTWWWVPESARWLLAHGKVEEAQFYLNKCAEMNKKAKISKFKLEAEFRVETLEKKKSYTYLHLFKTPKLRRLTLVMGVVWYGVAVTYYGISLNIVGFGLSMYLTHFIYAAIEVPAKLLIYVLINKIGRRKCLAGTLILTGTCIVINIFVPKGLWHLRSAVAILGKGLSEASFTTVYLYTTELYPTVIRQNGLGYTSFTSRVGVSVAPLILLLEDAWTLLPQVILAVGAIGFGLVALMLPETLNTRLPETIDDVEKPKSGRVTQMFLLNRKIADSCIFCLLLSSQSPAPTGVLLETRNGT